In the genome of Cynocephalus volans isolate mCynVol1 chromosome 10, mCynVol1.pri, whole genome shotgun sequence, the window GCAGCAGCCAGAACCACAGCAGCTAGATCCACAGCAAGAGGGACGGCAGCAGCTGGAACCACAGCAGCTGGGGCGGCAGCAGGTAGTCCTGCAGCAGGTGGTCTGGCAGCAGGTGGGTCGGCAGCAGCTGGAACCACAGCAGGAGGGGCGGCAGCAGCTGGAGATGCAGCAGCTGGGGCGACAGCAGCTGGAACCACAGCAGCTAGATCCACAGCAAGAGGGACGGCAGCAGCTGGAACCACAGCAGGAGGGGCGGCAGCAGCTGGAGATGCAGCAGCTGGGGCGACAGCAGCTGGAACCACAGCAGCTGGGGCGGCAGCAGGTGGTCCTGCAGCAGGTGGTCTGGCAGCAGGTAGGACAGCAGCAGTTCTCTTGGCCACAGCCCTGGCCAGAGCAGATGGAGCCACAACAGGAGTTGACCATGGTGTCAGAGGGTGGAAGTTCTGGGTGAGTTTCCAGGAAGGTAGGTTTGTAAGGTTTGGAAGTCTTCTTGCCTCATGTCCCTTTTATACCCTGCTAAGGGGCTGCTGTCATCAGATGCAACAGTCTTTCCTTGTTATTGTTTGTCCTAATAAATAGGCAATTATCAAATTAGGCTAGTTTGTTTCCCTGGTTAAATTTCTCAAGATGGatggaaaacattatttttttttcctgctgtgttAGGATCCATCTAGTCAGTTCTTCCTGAATTATCTCCTATGTGTCTGTCTTCCTCAAAGAGAGCTGTCTCATGGCATGCTGCCTCTAGTTACTATGCACTTAGTCTCATTTTGCACAGCACAGCATGTCTACCCTCAGTGATAATGATTCTTATAGGCCCATAATTCTTTCAGATGACCCAGGAGGACAAAGTTGTGGTTTAGTCTGTGCCTCATCCATTATGGGTCAGGTGGGCAGTGAAGGCTTGAGTATGAAAAAGGGACCACTGGCATGAGAACAAGAGGCTATTAAGATATCTCCTCTTCCCTACTGTGAATCATGACCCATTTTCTAGACTTTTTGGTCAAAAACACAGAACTGTTTTAAAGTAGGAAAGTAAGTTGTAAAattttgatgtttctttttctccagaaaCAAACCTCCACAACTAAGTTTTAGGGCCTCTGGGGGAAGTTGGCTCCAGAGATTAGCTCTATTGTAAGATTCAGGTTCCTCAACTCTCTGCTCTGTAGTGCCAATTTTCATTCTTCCCATGCTGTCTTCCCCACCCCTTGCTCTAGCAATAAAACCAAGTCTCCAGATTCTTCCTGGAATGAGATGGTCCCCATTTGAAGCACCCCAGCTTTTACAGCTCTCATCAAAGGGACTGGCTCCTAAAGCACCTTGCTCTGGTATTCCTGAGTCACCCTGAGCCCACAGAGATGACAAAGACCATTTTAAACAGGCAATGGAAGCACTGCCAGTGGCTATTTCCTCTAGCTCAATGTAGAGCTAGCAGGCAAAAACACCCAGctaccaatttctcactgataGGGGTTTGAATGCATTTCTAACATTCCAACTTTCCCAACTACTGCCTGTGGGCCAGACTTGTAATTAACCCTCATGTAGGAACTAATGGTGGGGCTGGCAAATGAGCAATCCTCTGAGAGCTTAAACCATGGGTGAATGGGCACTTCCCACAGCTCCTCCCCCTGGCTCTCTCCAGAGATAAAAGCAAGCCTCCAATTAACCCTCCTGTCCCTAGGAGCTGGTAGGCCCCTGGGGTGACAAAGAGCAAGCAAAGAGATGGGTTGTAAGTGTGTGAAGTCTGAAAAAGATTGTAGATGTTTGCCACAGATCTTCTATGTGGCTTAGTGCAGagtgagtgggagaaaaataCCAGTTCCCAGCTTATCTCtgaggagagaaggaagtggACCACATATCTAGCAGCTCAGTTTTTCCATCAGCATGTTGAGGTACTGGCTTCTATCTTGCCTTCTATCTTCTATCTTGGGGCACCTAAGAACTTGGCACACCCCTATCTCCTGGGGGCCACTGGGAACTAAGATAGCAGTTTGGACAAACAGAAAGGTTTGAGAGGCACCTAGAGTTACTAGACAGGCTAATTGGTGAGGTCCAGCTCCTACATAAGGCTGGTCTGAAAGGACTGGAAGAGATGGCTGTTTTATCTAATGTGCAGAAACGAAAACAGAGAgttaaggaaaatgaagaaacagggaaGGAATGTTCTAAACAAGAGAACGTGATACATCTTCAGAAACTGACAAGTTAAATGACCAAAGTATTGAAAACAGTGATGACTAAATTATGTTAATGGATTCATAATATAAATAGGTGTAAATTGGGACATTAATAGCATATAATATGGAAGGAAGAGAGGTAAAAACAGAGAGTTCTTGTATGCAAGTGAAGTTTAGTTGTTATAAGTTTACAATAGGCTGCTATAAGTATATTTTATGTAACCCACTCGgaaactacaaagaaaataactatagaagttacacaaaagaaaaagtaggaaCCAGAActtaggaataaaaaaaagaagcacaaagGAAGATGGGAAGGGgggaaaagggaaacagaagaaCTACAAGACAAACAGAAAGAAGTTAACAAAATGACAGTAGTAAATCCTTCcctatcaataattattttagacATAAATAGACTAAACTCCGTTATAAAAGTATACAGAGTGGcttaatggataaaaaaaataagatccaACTGCATGAATCTACAAGAAACTCATGTTAGATCCAAGGACACACACAGattgaaagtgaagagatggaaaaaatattccatggaaataaaaaccaaaaaagagcatgAATCGCTATACTTAGGTAAAGCAGACTTTAAGTCAATAACTATCtctagagacaaagaaggtcattacataatgacaaaaggGTCATTTCCATagaaatattaagtaattataaaaatatgtgtgtcCAACATCTGAGCACCTaagtacaagtgtacttcaaaaagttcacggaaagatttgtattatctttcaattctatttctatgTGAACTTTTTGAGGCATCCTCttgtataaaacaaatattgaaagGTCTGAAGTGAGAAATAGCAATAgaataatagtaggagacttcaGTATCCTACCTTGAAAATGGATAGAtaatctagacagaaaatcagtaaagaaacaGGGGACCTGAGCAGTGCTGTGGGCTAAAtgtacctaacagacatatacagaactttCCACACAAGAGCAGaggaatacacattcttcttaagtgcacatggaacatactccaggatagagcatatgttaggttacaaaacaaatcttaacaaatttaaaaagatcaaaatcataccaagtatcttttccatccataatggaataaaactagaaatcaattataggaagaaaattgaaaaattcacaaatgtacggaaattaaataacacactctTCAAAACCCACTGAGTAAAAGATGGAATcaaaaggtaatttaaaaaatatctcaagacaaatgaaaatgaaaacacaacataacaaaacttatgggatacagcaagAGCAATTCTAAGAGGAAAGGTTATAGtgataaatgcctacatttaaaaagaagaaatatcttaaataaacaacctaactttacacctcaagaaactagacaAAGAagaactaaacccaaagttagctggaggaaggaaataataaagatcagagcataaatgaataaaatagacactagaaaaacaaatagaaagtaTAATGAAACTAAgggttggttttttaaaaagacaaacaaaatggTAAACCCTTAGTGACatataataagagaaaaagacagaaaactcaaataaatgagattagaaataaaacaggagaTATTACAATAGatgcttcagaaataaaaagaatcacaaGAGACTATTATGAGTAATTATTTGTCCACAAGTTGGTTGACTTAGTATGAATGGATAAATTCCCAgcaaactaccaacactgaatCAAGAAGTAATAGAAAGTCTGTACAGAACAGTAACAAACAGGGAATTAAAGTAGCAATCAAAAActtccaaacaaagaaaagcccaggaccagatggcttcacactGAATTCCACCAAATGGTCCAAGAAGAATTAGTACTAGTCaccttcaaattcttccaaaaacaCAAGTcaagagaatacttccaaactcagtTTATgcggccagcatcaccctgacaccaaagccaGACTACAACACCACCAGAAAAGAAAGCTATAGGACAATAcctctgataaacatagatgtgaaaatcctccataaaataatagcagaccaaattcaacaacacatcaaaaagatgatACAGCATGACCAAGTCGTTCTTATAACTGGGATGTAAGATTGGTTTAACAAATGCAGATCAATCAATGTGTTACACCACATGagcagaatgaaagataaaaatcacatgatcttttcaatagatgtagaaaaagcagttgacaaaattcagcagtcattcatgataaaaactctcaacaaaataagtatatgagggtacttcaataatttcatggaaagatttgtacgaTCTgccaatcctatttttccatgaactttttgagttaCTTTCATACAAGGAAAGTTTCTCTACATAATAAAGGCCTTTTATGAAAAGCCCACTGCTAACATCATAACCAatgcagaaaaacagaaagtttttCCCCTAAGATCCAATACAGCAAAtgtggagtacactaacatttataaagcaaatgtatttcacagggcctagtttccaaagccctgtagtttcaggtttaacctaacttctttaaattacatatagaaatgttaaccttgcaaaagacaggaaactttccccagggtAAAGTCTCTGATatggataaaaaattgtaacatggcaaggacagatgcccttggagcaggttaacctactaaTTGATATGTTgtgtaaacatactaaggaaactgctgtagaaaaacaaagtatttgctaagaaaaagcttttgttggtggatggaCTTagccttttgcaaattgcattatggaatgtcactttgttacttcactgatgttaccagcttctattgttaaactatacttagccataactccacctatgttctttttctgtaactttctggcctggagaataaatactgagacagaaccccagttcagtgttaatttcccaagggaggaatgcctctctcttgagggttctgggaagttaaccccttcagggtgtctcactgctcagaggaaatgggctttgagtaatcttctgcatctccgtcacccaggggaagagaggtgtcaaatctgtgtgaggcaaagcaacatggtAATAGAAGTATTACCAAGCGCAatcagataagaaaaagaaataaaaggcattaaaatattaaaggaagaaataaaatttttcctgTCTGCAGATGTCATGATTCTATAtgtaaaaaaccctaaagacttcagaaaaaaaacaaaattcagtatTCATAAAGTTGTAGTATatgaaatcaacatacaaaaatcagttgcatttctttacATCAATAGcaatatatttgaaaaggaaataaagaaaacaattctatttatgatatcatcaaaaagaataaaatacttaggaataaatttaaccaaggaggtgaaaaatctgtatactaaaaactataagccattgatgaaagaaattggagaaaacataaataaataaaaagatgtcctgtgttcatggtttggaagagttaagattgttaaaatgttcatgctacccaaagcaatataccaattcaacataatccctatcaaaataccaaggcatttttcatagaaatagaaaaaacaattcttaaatatgtatgagtccacaaaagaccccaaagagccatAGCAATCTTTGAAAgaagttggagacatcacacttactgatttcaaattatattacaaagctatagtaatcaaaacagtgtggtactggcataaaaacagacacataggccagtggaacagaataaagagcctgGAAATAAACCCACACGTATTCAGCCAACTAATTTTAAACCAGGACACCAAAAATACACAATGGTGTGTAGGGGAAAAATGATAATGTCCATAGGTTCTTATTTGGAATGGACTCCTGTTATAAAAGAacagattaaaaagagaaaaacaaacagaagtttattaacatgtatatttcatataGACATGGGAGACACCCAGAGAATGAGTAGTTCTCAAAGAGGAGGCTTTGAATTCCAGCTTATATAGCatcttcaataaaaaaaaaatcagtaaatttttagagaaatgacAAGACAAGGGAAAAGGACTTTGAGACTCTTAGTCGGGGGGCGGTAATTTGGGGTAAGGCAAATAACTGGCAGATGAAAGTTAGTTAATAggagttggctggttagctcaaatGATTAGGGTGCAGTGTTATAACAGGGTTTTGGTGTTATATACcagtcagccacacacacacacacacacacacacacacacacacacacacaaaattagtttaaaaagttTGTTAGTGTAGATTCCTCTGGTACCATCACCAGGCTAAGAAGGGTCTAAAGACGACTTCAGTGGTTAACTTTAATTCTCCCTGCAAGAGGAGGGCGAAGGGTGCATTTTATCCCTGTAAATCTATGAAGTTCTCCTTTTAGGAAACTAGAGGGAGAGCAGAGAACTTTCCTCCATCTGCTTCTTCTTAATTGTCTTCAGCTCAACAATCCTTCATATTTTCGGGAGGGATATTCTGGTCTCCCTCAGGGGAAAGgaaagtctcttcaataaatgatattaggaaaactagatattcagatacaaaagaatgaaattggaaccTTATCTGACACCGTACAGAAAAACAACTGCGAAAGGACtgaagacttaagtgtaagacctgaaaccacaaaactcctagaagaaaacatagggggaaagcaCCTTGACATTGTCCTTGACAATGATGTTTTAATATCACACCAAAAtctcaggcaacaaaagcaaaaataaataagtaggactacaaaaaccaaaaagcttctgcccagcaaaaacaaaacaaaaacaaacaaaaaaatcaacaaaatgaaaaagcaccaaccgagtgggagaaaatatttgcaaaccatttatTGGATAAGGGGcttgtatataaaacatataaggaactcaaataactcaacagcaagaaaacaaataacccaattaaaaaatggacaaaggacctgaaaatggccaagaggtatatgaaaaggttttcagcatcactagtcatcagggaaatgctaatcgaaactacaatgagatgtcaccttACACCTATCGGGATGACTATTGTCAACAAGAAAAGAcatagcaagtgttggcaagactgtggagaaaagggaacttttgtacactgttgatgggaatgtaaatgggTACATTggaccaaaatatataaaataatattcgGCCTTATATAAGGAGatcctgtcatttacaacaacatggatgaaaccggaggacattatggtaagtaaaatagccagacacagaaagaaaaatactacatgatcttaCTTATATATGAAATCCAactatatttgaattttaaaaatttatttatttatttatttatttatttatttatttatttatttatttatttttaattttattttctcgatatacattgtggctgattattgctccccatcaccaaaacctccctcccttctcccttcccccctcccccccaacaatgtcctttctgtttgcttgtcgtatcaacttcaagtagggggggaagaggatataaaaacataatttaaaaattaaataataattttaaaaagtcaaatacatggaaacagagagtagaagggtAATTACCAAGATCAGGGAGGGGTAGAAATGAAGAGATGTTGGCCAAAGTATACAAAGCTGCAGTTATGAAGGATCTAATGCACAggatgatgactatagttaaaaatattatacTGTATACTGGAAATTTGCCAAGAGAGTGGATTTCAGGTTCTCCTACtacaaaaaaaagtaactatgaGAGGAAATGGATATGTTCACTTTCTTGACTACAGTCATCATTTCGCTGTctgtatgtatatcaaaacaccGTGTTGTACACCTCAAATATATGCAATGAGACAATGTGGAGTGTCTTGTGTATGAATGCTACACTCGAGAGAGGATAATAGACACAAAGAGCTAATGGACATAAGAAAGATGTTTAActtataattaagaaaatgaaacctgAAACAGTCAAATACTATTTTCTTTTACCTGATTGGCAAaattaaattgataaaattgATCATAGCCTGGGCTGTGACTATGTGTAGAAACTGGAAGGTTCATAAATTTATGATGAGAATATAAGTTGGTGGGTCTCTTTGGAGTGAGTTGGCAATGGTCATTAAAATTATAAAGGCAAATATTTAATCCAATAATCCCACTTTAAGATTTGAAAGGCTGTCCTTTTTTATCTTCTGCTGCAGCTTTCTCTCTCTTGACCTGCAAATGTTGAGGTGACCCTATGGCTCTGTCCTTTGCCCTTTTTCATTATTCCTCTTTTTATCTACACACTCTCCCAAAGTGGTTTAATCCAACCCCAtattagggccagcctgtggctcacttgggagagcgtggtgctgacaacaccaagtcaagggttaagatccccttaccagtcatcttaaaaaaaaaaatacaaccccATAATGACCAAAACCAccatgtttatccattcattcctcATTTTAAAACTGACCCACAGACTTCCTACTTGATATCTTCATTTGAAGTGAATAATACCCAACTCTAAGATGGCATAATCGAAACATAACTTTTGGTCTCCCTTTTCCCCATATTCATTCCTCTCTCAGTATTCTTCATATCAGTAAATGGCACTATCATAGTCTTAGTTGTTAACCCCCAATTTTAGGTGACCCTTCATGTCTAGACCATCAGTAAGTCTCCACTATGTCTCCACTGTCTACTATGTCTTCACTGACCACTATGTCTTCACTGACTACTATGTCTTCACTGACCACTATGTCTTCACTGACCACTATGTCTCTAAAACATTTCCCAACATGTTCACTTCTGTCTCATTGACACTACCTTTGTCCAAACAACTATTTTCTCTCACTTGTACTGATATAATCATTACCTAATTAGTCTCTTTGCTTTCTCCTTTGCTTATGTACAATCCATCCTCAGACAGAAACCACAGTTatacttttaaattacaaatataaaaatgctattcttgtctttaaaacccttcaatggcttACCTTTGAACGTAGAaagaacattctttttattttatttatttatttgtttgttttacttctcaatatacattgtagttgattttcatgcccctttacccattcctttccaacccctcccctcctccccacatcatatctattcacttgacttaaataaaaaatattttttaaaaattattattgaaacataattgattatacatgtttgtggggtagagttgaatatcaatacctttgtacaatatgtgatgatcaaattaggataattagcatattcctcaTTACAAAACTTAAACATTCTTTGAGCTCATTAACCGGATTCTTTCCAGTTCCCCCCTTCCCCTGGTCCCACCtatagtaaccatagttctgttctctccttctgaaggttcaGCCTATCAttgtgatcctttctttctttctttctttctttctttctttctttctttctttctttctttctttctttctttctttctttctttctttctttctctctctctcgctctctcgctcgctctctctctttctttcttattcgtttacttttttagctccaacttatgagtgaggacatgtggtatttctccttttgtgcctggcttatttcccttaaaataattttctccaggctcatccaagttactgcaaatggcagaatttcattcttttttatggcagagtagtattccactatgtatatacaccacattttccttgtctggtcacccatcaatggacatttaggttggttccacatcttggctactggaaatagagctgcaataaacatgggagtgcaggtatccctttgacatgataatttctattcctttgggtatatacccagtagtgggattgctgaatcttatggtagttgtatctgtagttgtttgaggaacctcaatactgttttccatagaagctgTACTAATGAAgattcccctttttctgcatccccaccagcatctgttattctccgtctttttgataatagccattctaactggggtgagttgatatctcaatgtggttttgatttgcatttccctggtgagaTTAGTgtcgttgagcatttttttcatgtacctgtcagccatttgtatatctgcctttgagaaatgtctattcagctactttgcccatttttcaactggataattattattattttactaagatatctgagttccttttatattctggatattaatgccttaTTGGATAtgtagtttggaaatattttctcccatcctgtaggctgtcttttcactcggttgattgtttcttttgctgtacagaagctttttagtttgatataatgttacctatttatatttgcttttgttgcctatgctttgggggtcgtattcttaaagtctttgcccagtcttacatcctgaattgtttctcctatgttttcttctaggatttttatagtttcaagtcttctATTTAAGTCTGTCAtctattttgtgttgatttttgtttatggcGAGAGGTAAGGTCTACTTTccttcttctacacatggatatccagttttcccagcaccatttatcgaagaggctgtcctttccctaatgtgtctttgtcgaagatcagttggctgtaagtaagtGGATTGATTTATGgcttctctgttctgttccattggtccgtgcatctgcttttatgccagtatcatgctgctttggttactataactttgtagtataatgtctccagatttatttatttgttatttattcattcattcattcattcatttattgctctaaattgctttggctatttggggccttttgttgttccatacgaatgttaggattatttttctatttctgtgcagaatgtcATTTGTTGgcgattacattgaatctgtagatcactttgggtagtatgaacatttagacattaatttttcccttttgtgaacatggaatatttttccttcttttggtgttctctttcatttctttcaacgGTGacttgtatttctcattgtagacatctttctcctctttggttaaatttattcataggtattttatttttattttttgttgactattgtaaatgggctttctttcctgatttctttatCTGCCAgtttattgttggagtataaaaatgctgctgattttggtatattgattttctatcttgcaactttactgaatttgtttattagctccaggagttttttgcagagtttttgtgtttttctatatataggacaATGTCAACTGCAAGTAGatacagtttgactttgtcttttccaatctggatactgtttacttctttctcttgcatgattgccACGACTAatatttccagtactatgtttaaCAGGAggggtgaaagtgggcatccttgtcttgttcctgctcttaaaggaaaagctttcagc includes:
- the LOC134388402 gene encoding keratin-associated protein 4-2-like, whose protein sequence is MVNSCCGSICSGQGCGQENCCCPTCCQTTCCRTTCCRPSCCGSSCCRPSCCISSCCRPSCCGSSCCRPSCCGSSCCGSSCCRPSCCISSCCRPSCCGSSCCRPTCCQTTCCRTTCCRPSCCGSSCCRPSCCGSSCCGSGCCRPSCCGSSCCGSGCCRPTCCQTTCCRTQCYRPSCCV